AAGATGGAACTCGCCGTCGTCGGGGATGCTGTTGAGGTCGAAATTGAACTGGTACTCCTCGGCGGTTTGCCCCAGAACGTCCACGTCGCGGTAGACGGTGTTGATGGTGCCGGCGGCGTTGTTGCCCAGCTTCCTGACTCGCATCTCCCACCAGGAGACCGCTGGGTCGAAATCGATCGGCTGCAGGATTACCACGCCCGGCGCGATCTCTACCTGGGGGCCGTAGTCAACGCCGATGCCGCCGAACAACCCGTTGGACCCGTCGTCATCGGTCTGAACATCGAAGATTAGGCTGTCGGGGCCGTCGGTAATCGCGCCCGCAACGCTCAGGTCGCCGAACGTAAACGACCCGAATCCGTTTTGTGGGTTCGTCGGGATGGTCTGCTCCGAGAACTCAGCAATCAACACCTGGGCCGAGGCAGGCGACGCGGTGGCCGCCACACCTATGGTGGCCAGCACCGCAGCAATTAGTCGTTTCATGAGGTCACTCCACCAGAAAAGGGTGTCGAATCAAACACACAAACGAGGCGCCATCTACCTATCGTTCCTGGGGTCGTTCATTCGCATTGACTTGAGGCTCGTCGGCTTGGGCCGCAGGGCTGCTCAAGTACTTTAGCAACAGCACTCAATCGTCAAGTCCAGACATCTCCTAGTGCGCGGCTCAGCGTCAAGGATCGCGATCAACCCTCTGCCGACCTAGACAAGGCCTTTGCCCAACCGGGCGGCTGCTTGTGACGAGTTTCAAAACGCAAGAAAAGGGAAGCGGGCGTTGGACCGTCGTGACCAAGCCGCCTGCTCAGCCGGAATATAGAAGGGCCTTGAGCCAAGGGTCAAGGAAACTAGCGGCGTTTTGCGCAATCGCGGAACCACGAGGCGCATTCGCAACATTGTTAGTTGAGAAAGCGAAAACACCCTATACCACTGCGTGATTTCATCTGCCTGGTGTTTAGTTTTTGCACTCTCTGCCGCTGAGAAAACAGTGAAGTGGAACAGACAACGACTAAATGCCGTTGCTCCGCACTTCTTTCCGGTTGCGCCGTTGGAAG
This genomic interval from Posidoniimonas corsicana contains the following:
- a CDS encoding PEP-CTERM sorting domain-containing protein → MKRLIAAVLATIGVAATASPASAQVLIAEFSEQTIPTNPQNGFGSFTFGDLSVAGAITDGPDSLIFDVQTDDDGSNGLFGGIGVDYGPQVEIAPGVVILQPIDFDPAVSWWEMRVRKLGNNAAGTINTVYRDVDVLGQTAEEYQFNFDLNSIPDDGEFHLISVDATNFGFMQNSQGVGDGENNPGLNQIQIQSVFGSSDRLNVEVDWVRIYTIPEPASLALFGLAVAAMGVGRRR